A window of Alicyclobacillus vulcanalis contains these coding sequences:
- the dmpG gene encoding 4-hydroxy-2-oxovalerate aldolase → MSYRYQIEITDVTLRDGMHAVRHQFSAEDARAIAAALDRTGVAKIEASHGDGLGGSSIQYGFSKESEEVYVGTVCQTVQRSDVVALLLPGIGTLEDLKRAVELGIRGVRVATHSTEADISAEHMEEARKMGLDVVGFLMMSHMTETERLVEEAKKMASYGAHCVYIVDSAGAMLMDEVRRKVSALRQALPDEVQVGFHAHNNLGVSVANSIAAVEEGAYRIDASLAGLGAGAGNTPLEVFVAACEKYGIATGVDLYAAMDAAEEVVRPRMARPVLTDRTALTLGYAGVYSSFLLHAERAAKQFDVDVRDILVELGKRRVVGGQEDMIVDVAYEIAHGREGKDRVAPTSGHRG, encoded by the coding sequence ATGTCGTATCGGTATCAGATTGAAATCACGGATGTCACGCTGCGGGACGGCATGCACGCGGTGCGGCATCAGTTCAGCGCCGAGGATGCGCGCGCCATCGCGGCGGCGCTGGATCGGACGGGCGTCGCGAAAATTGAAGCATCGCACGGAGACGGACTCGGTGGCAGCTCGATTCAATACGGCTTTTCCAAAGAGTCCGAGGAGGTGTACGTCGGCACGGTGTGCCAAACGGTCCAACGATCCGACGTCGTCGCGCTCCTCTTGCCAGGCATCGGCACGCTCGAGGACTTGAAGCGCGCGGTTGAACTCGGCATTCGCGGCGTCCGTGTGGCCACGCATTCAACGGAGGCCGACATCTCCGCGGAACACATGGAAGAGGCGCGCAAGATGGGGCTCGACGTGGTGGGCTTCCTCATGATGAGCCACATGACGGAAACCGAGCGGCTCGTGGAGGAGGCGAAGAAGATGGCCTCGTATGGCGCCCACTGCGTCTACATCGTCGACTCCGCGGGTGCCATGCTCATGGACGAAGTGCGCCGCAAGGTATCGGCGCTTCGCCAAGCCTTGCCAGACGAAGTGCAGGTGGGCTTTCACGCGCACAACAACCTGGGCGTCTCGGTGGCCAACTCGATCGCGGCCGTCGAAGAAGGCGCGTATCGCATCGACGCGAGCCTCGCTGGCCTCGGCGCGGGCGCGGGCAACACGCCGCTCGAGGTGTTCGTGGCGGCTTGCGAGAAGTATGGCATTGCGACGGGCGTGGACCTTTACGCCGCCATGGACGCCGCTGAAGAGGTGGTGCGGCCTCGCATGGCTCGCCCGGTTCTGACGGATCGGACGGCGCTCACCCTGGGTTATGCCGGCGTGTACTCCAGCTTCCTGCTGCACGCGGAGCGCGCCGCCAAGCAGTTCGACGTGGACGTGCGCGACATTCTCGTCGAGCTCGGCAAGCGGCGCGTCGTGGGTGGCCAGGAAGATATGATCGTGGACGTCGCGTACGAGATCGCGCACGGCAGGGAGGGGAAGGATCGTGTCGCACCGACTTCAGGTCATCGCGGATGA